The following is a genomic window from Spirosoma foliorum.
CTGGCGATCAGGAAATGGGTCAGGTTCGGGAACAAGCCTGGAATCAGCTGCTGTTTGACATTGCCTACCAGAAAGAGTTCGATAAGCTTGGCCTTCAGGTTTCGCCCGAAGAACTTGTCGACATGGTACAGGGCAACAACATCAGCCCCGCCGTTCGTCAGGCATTTACAAATCCTCAAACGGGCGTTTTCGACAAAAGCTCAATCATTAGCTATTTGAAAGGCTTAAAGAATCTGCCTATTCAGCAACAGACTGCCTGGGCTAGTTTCGAGAAAAACTTAAGCTCGAACCGGCTTCGCGACAAGTACGAAGGGCTGATGCGTATGTCGATCTTTGCTACTACGGCTGAAGCTCAGAAGGAATATCAGGCGCAAAATTCGAAAGCGAATGTGAAATTCCTGTTCGTGCCATATTACACGATCAACGATACGACGGTTAAGGTGACCGACTCGCAGTTGCAGGATTACCTCAACAAGCACAAAGATGAGTATCCTGGTGCCGACAGCCGGTCAATTCAGTATGTAACGTTCTCGGTTGCTCCTTCTAAAGAAGATAGCGCGACGTTGTACAACGAAATCAAGTCGTTGGCACGTGGATTAGGCGCAGCTTCGAACGACTCGACTTTTGCTCAGCAAAATAGCGACGTTCGAGTTCCTCTTTACCTGACCGCAGGCGAAATGCCAGAACAACTCCGGGCGGCTATCCCAACGTTTACGCCAGGTGGTATTTATGGCCCCTTCCGTGAGAACAACACCTATTTCATCTACAAATACGGTGGTAGTAAGAAAGATACAAGCTATACCGCTCGCGCCAGCCATATCCTGATCCAAACCAAAGGGTTGGCTGATTCGGCTAAGGCAGAGGCTCGTCGGAAGGCAGAAGGTATCCTGAAGCAAATTCAGGGTGGTGCTAGTTTCGAAGCATTGGCACAGGCTAACAGCCAGGATGGTTCTGCTCAGGCTGGTGGTGACTTAGGTTATTTTAAAAACAATGGTCAGATGGTAAAACCATTTGAATCAGCTGTTTTTGGTGCTACGGGTGCTGGTCTGATTCCTCGTCTGGTTGAAACCGAATTTGGTTATCACATCATCAAAGTAACGCAGCCTAAAACCAATACGCTCTACCGTGTAGCCGCTATCGGTAAAACGATTGCACCAAGCCAAACAACGCGTGATGAAGCGCTGCGCAAAGCCGATGAGTTTGCCTCGACGGTTCACAGCAAAGAAGAGTTTGATGCTAAGGTGAAAGAAGATAAATCGCTGGTCGTAGCGACAGCTGATCGGATTCCAGAAGGAGCTGCTCAGATCAATGCTTTGTCAGGCACCGAAGTTCGGCAGATTGTTCGTTGGGCATTCAATGATAAAACTGATCTGAATTCTGTTTCGGAACCATTCGAAGTGGGTGACCAATATGTTATTGCCGTATTGACCAACAAAACGGATAAAGACAAGGTAGAAGTTGAAGACTACCGGACTGAGTTGACCGCTAAAGTTCGTAACGAACTGAAAGCTGAGCAGATTATCAGCAAACTAGGTAACCCAAGCGGTACGCTTGATGCGGTTGCTCAAAAGTACGGTTCAGGAGCCTTAGTTGAACTGGCTGATGATGTTAATCTGGCTACTGGCTTCCTGCGTAGCGCGGGTGTTGATCCTGTTGCTTTAGGAAAAGCATTCGGTCTGAAGCCTGGCAAACGCTCGAAACCTTTCGCTGGCGAAAGCGGTGTACTGATCATGGAAACAGCCTCGCTGACACCTGCTCCAGCCGTTGCTGACTACACGATGTACAAAACACAGCTTCAGCAAAACAATACCTCACGTGTAGGTTTCTACATCAACGAGGCTATCAAAGATGCATCGAAAGTAGAAGATCGCCGGGCGAAGTTCTATTAATAGAGTTAGCTATCGTTTAGTAAAAAGGCTCCCGTTGAACAACGGGAGCCTTTTTATTGTAGCGCGGCTGGAAAGCCGCGTAACTTTAGGCTAAAACTTCCGGTTACATAGTTAGCCTGCGGCTACGCGGCTTTCCAGCCGCGCTACAGTATCACCAGGTTCTCTTACTCATTACTTTATCCAATTCTGGCCGAGTCATCGTTCCTAGCTCTGGATGTTGCGTCAACCATTTCAGGAAATCAGTTTTGATTTCGTCGGTCCATTGACTATCGATCTGACCGGTGGTGTATTTGCCCGACTTGACGGTTTCAAAGCCAAACTGATCTTTACGGACAACAAACTCGGCGGTGCTGACAACCTGCTCGGCCATGTGGGCCGGTACAAAAAGAACGCCTTCTCGTTGCGCAATCACCAAATCGCCAGGGAGGACCATCACATTGCCGATTCGGATTGGTGTGTTCAGACCCATGAGCACCATTTCTTCCAGAAACGACGGATGAAAATCGCGAACAAAGGCGTTGAACCCTTTTATGTTTTCGAGTTCCTGCAAATCTCTGGCCGCTCCATTGAAGATCACCCCATTGCCCGTTTTACTGAAAATAGCGTTGCCCAAGGTGGCACCTACTAAGGTTCCCCCACCAATTTTACCAAAACCATCGGCCACATACACATCGCCTTTGGTCAGGGTTTCTATCGGCCAGGTATTGGTGTTGCCTTTTCGACCTTGCTTGGTAATGCCGCGTTCTTTAATCGTTTTCTCAACATCGGGCCGACTGGGCATGAACATGGCCGTTACGGCTCGTCCGGTTACAGCAACATCGTTGTGAATCAGTTTCCAGTTGCCTTCAAACTGATTGGTGTAGCCTTCGTTTTTTAAGACGGTCCAGGCATCATCAATCCCAATGTGTTTAGCCCGTTCTATTAAGTTATCCGAAACTTTAGGACGACCATCCGGGAACCGTTCGCCTTTCCATTCCGATGTTAAAAAGATCAATTCATCTTTAGGGATTGTTTGTGCAAGTAAAGGACCCGCGGCACAAAACGCAGTGATAAGTGATGCTAAGACAGTAATTCGGGATTTCATTCGAGTTGTTAATTATGAACACTGGCGCGGGTATTTACCCGTGCCTTCTTATTCGTCAGTATTCACTGACGCTGGTTGAATGAGGGCCAGCGAATGCTGGCTATATAGAAGGCACGGGTTCAAACCCGCGCCAGATCCAATAAATCTATTAATGCCCTTCTTTTGCCAGATAAGCATCCACATCTTTTTGGGTGATCGCTAACTTCTTAGGATACTTACTAACCCATGTTCTGAATTCACCTTTGATTTTATCCGACCAATCGCCGTGAATTTCGCCCGATGGGTATTTACCTTGTTGCAAAAGAACTCGCTCAAATTCATCGCGTAAGGCAGTCATTTCAGAGGCCGATACCAATCCTTCAACGAGATGGGCCGGGATAAACACGGTGCCGTATTCGTTAGCAAAAACGGCATCACCAGGAAGTACGGTAACCTCTCCAATGCGAATAGGCGCATTGATGGACGTTGGAGTCATGTCTTTAATATAAGACGGATCATGCCCTTTTACCCAAGCGTTGAAGCCTTTGGTGTCCTTCAATTCCTGCATGTCGCGAACCGATCCATAAAAAACGACGCCTTTGCCTGTTTTGCCATAAATGGCATTGCCCAGGCTAGACCCGATCAGCGTGCCGTCTTTAATCTTGCCATAACCATCAGCTACGTAAATATCGCCTTTGGTCAGGATATCGATGGGCCAGATGTTGATCCCGCCTTTTTGCGAACGACCTTCAGCTTTGCCCTGCGCCCGTACCAGACTATCGAGATCAGGACGGGTAGGCATAAATTGAGCCGTTACGGCTCGCCCTGTCATTGTTTCACCGGGTTTAAGAATAACCCAGTCTTTCTCGACCTGATTCCGATAACCTTTTTTACCCAGATACCCCCAAATCTGTTCCAGCGTACAATTCTGTAGCCGTTCCAGCACGATATCCGGAATCTTCGGACGACCGTCCGGGAACCGTTCGCCTTTCCAGTTTGAGGTTAATGCCGTTATGTATTCAGGCGATGAACCTATCCGTTGCGCCTGGGCGAAAAAGCTCACCGAAAGGGTAATAAGTGTCAATACGACGAGTGTTTTTTTTGTCATTGCTTTAGGTAGAGTTGATTGGTCAATCAAATTGATTTTCAGCTTACACAGGAAATCACCTTTGAGATGGAAAAACGAAGGATTTAAGGGGGAATTCTAAACCAAAAAGCCTAAAGCATAAGTAAAATACTGGCATTAGTCTACTTATATACATCCCTGACGAGAACGTTAGACCATAGTAGGCGCTCGTTCAATTTTGCCGCGGAATGCCCCTACTCATTTCTAAAATCCTGTATAGAATAGCCTTAAACCCTCAAGTTCTACCATGAAAGACATTTTCTCCCGGTTGTCTTCTCCCGACAACTCCTCTGATCGCCGTGACTTTTTCCGTAAAGCGGGATTAGGTGGTCTCTCACTCGGTCTCATGTTCGATAAATCGCCAGAACAGGAGATGGAATTTATTACGCAGAAAGTAAGCCGTTTTGCCAAACCATCGGAACTGAAAATTACAGATATGCGGGTGGCCATCCTGCAAGGCGTGCCTTTCAGTAGCCCAATTATTCGAATCGATACGAACCAGGGTCTGGTAGGCTGGGGTGAGGTTCGCGACGGAGCCAGTGCCAACTACGCGCTCATGCTGAAAAGCCGACTGTTGGGCAAGAACCCGTGCAACGTAGAACAGATATTCAAGCAGATCAAGCAGTTTGGCGGACAAAGCCGGGCAGCTGGTGGCGTTTGTGGCGTTGAAATGGCACTTTGGGATTTGGCTGGTAAAGCATATGGTGTACCCGCTTATCAACTTCTGGGTGGCAAATACCGTGACTTTATCCGGTTGTATGCCGATACACCCGAAGCTGATACCTACGAAGGATTCGCGGAGAATATGAAAAAGCGCCGGGATCAGGGCTATACGTTCCTAAAAATGGATTTCGGTATTGGTATGCTGGCCGATCAACCGGGTATGCTGGTGAATGCCAACAACTGGAGTGTAAAACGCCAGTGGAGTGATGCAGAGCCAGGGAAACTAGGCAACTATGCCAACACAAAACACCCGTTTACGCGGATTCAGGTCACGAAAAAAGGACTGGATAGATTAGTGGAACACGTGGGTAAAGTGCGTGAAATTGTGGGCTACGATACCCCGTTAGCTGCCGATCACTTTGGTCACTTCGACGTAAATACCGCTATTCAAATTGGTAAAGCGATGGAGCCATTCCGGCTCGCGTGGCTCGAAGATCTTGTTCCCTGGTTCTATACCGATCAATGGAAACAGATTTCTGACGCTATCGACACGCCGACATTGACTGGCGAAGATATCTATCTGAAAGAAGGATTTATTAAACTCATCGATGCGAAAGCCATCGATATGATTCACCCTGATCTGGCATCGTCAGGCGGGTTGTTGGAAACCAAGAAAATAGGCGATTATGCCGAAGAAAAAGGTATTCCAATGGCGATGCACTTTGCCGGATCGCCAATCTCGATGATGGCCAACGTACACTGTGCAGCTGCTACGGAGAATTTTGTCGCGCTGGAACATCACGGCGTCGATGTGGCCGGTTGGGAAGATTTGGTAACGGGTATCAAACCAATTGTTGACAAAGGATTTGTTCGGGTTCCTGATAAACCAGGCCTTGGCGTTGAACTAAACGAAGAGGTTGCCAAGAAATTTCTCAAAAAAGGTGGCACCTGGTTTGCGCCTACCGATGTCTGGAATACGAAAGATTCGGCCGACCGGGAGTGGAGTTAGAGTAACGCGGACATTCTGTCCGCAGTGTGAGATAAACTATATCTTTTCTACACTGCGGACAGGATGTCCACGTTACGTTAACAAATCCTCCAGTGCCTTGGTCAAATCGGTATACTGATATGCAAACGTCGTCTCTTCGGCGATGCGCTTGTTCAGTACATAATTCCCTCCAGTAACAACAATCGCCATTTCGCCGTAGAGAAGCTTGATCGCAAAAGCGGGAATGTTTGGCAAAATAGTGGGTCGGTGTAACACCTGAGCAATCGCCTTTGTCAACGTTTCATTCGTGACCGGATTGGGTGCTACTGCATTGTAAGCTCCTCGCCACGAGTCATCGGCCAAGGCTTGAATATACATCTGACAGAGGTCGTCGAAGTGAATCCACGACATATATTGCTGTCCAGAACCAATAGGAGCACCTGCCCCAAGCCGAACTGGCTGGACTAATTTGGGTAACGCACCGCCCGTCATCGTTAATACGATACCCGTTCGCATTTTCACCGTACGAATACCAAGTGCGGCAATCTGATCTTCCGAACGCTCCCACGCCCGAACCACCTGCGCCATAAAATCGGTGCCACCTACGCTGGTTTCGGTTAGTGGCCGGTCGCCGGTATCGGCTCCATAGTAGCCAATAGCCGATGCCCCGATAAATGATTTTACATGGTGATCCGTTTCCTCTAATGTCTGAGCCAGTAGTTCGGTGGATTGCGTACGGCTGTTCAAAATTTCATCTTTTCGCTCATCAGTCCAGCGTTCATCGGCAATGCCTTCTCCGGCCAGATGAATAATATGATCGGCAGTGGTAATCGCTTGTGGGTCAATCTGCCCTTTTTTTACATCCCACAAATACACGCGCACTTCCGGAATGGTCTTTGGCGATCGGCTTAGTAGCGAGACTTGATACCCTTTCTGTTGGAGCAATTGGGTTAAGCGCCGACCAATAGAGCCGGTGCCCCCTGTAATCAATACTGTTTCATTCATACGTCAGCAATCGAGTTGGTGGGTACAAACTTATAACGCACCGTGTAGACAGGTTGTTTTTAGAAATGAGGTAAGGTCTTACCCGGATTATCGTGTAAATGACTGACCTTTAGCCCATTTGATCAAAAGTATGAAAACCGCTCGACTGAGCGATTATTTTTACATATATATGTTCTATAGCGTTAAACGATACCCGTTATGACTATTCGGCAACTTATAGGTTTTGTACTTGTAGCTCTTTTAACCTATACTGCCGGATGGGCAAGAACCTATACCGAAGCCGAAGGGCGGGCTGCCTGGGTACGAATGCAGCGCCAGCCAATCACCGAAAATACGTTTCGGGAAACCTGTGATCTGATTCAGGATATGGGGCAAACCAACCTGCCGCTGGCTTACGAATGGCTGGCCGAGTACGTTCCCAAAGTGAAGAAAACGAATAATCGGCGCTGGACGCATATCCTGCTTATTAACTGGGGAAAGGCGAAAGAATCGCTGAACCATTTCGACGAAGCTGAGCCCCTGTTTCGGCAAGCCCGGCAGAATGCCCGACCAATTCCCAAACTTTATTGCGATGCCCTGACGTATACCGTTCAGTTGTATCACAGTTGGGATAAACCCGACTCGCTGGCTCATTACTTAGCCTTGGGCGAACAGGCGGCCCGTGCCATTAATGATCGAGAGACGTTAGCGCTACTGCTTAATTTTCGAGGAGCGTCACGTAACCGAGCGGGACAGAATGAAGCGATGTGCGCTGATTTCAACGAATCGATTCGATTGGCAACGGGCTTGCCGACAAAATATGCGTTGTTTATGGCAAGACATAGCCGTGCTTCGTATTGCCTGACTAATCCGCAAGAGCAGGTGATGGCCTTTGACAGTCTGCTCGAACTTGCTAACGATAGCAGTTTAGCTCGAAATCCCCGTTTTTATGAACGGACAACCGTTTACTTTCGTAGTCCTCGCCCTACAGTTCTCT
Proteins encoded in this region:
- a CDS encoding RraA family protein; its protein translation is MKSRITVLASLITAFCAAGPLLAQTIPKDELIFLTSEWKGERFPDGRPKVSDNLIERAKHIGIDDAWTVLKNEGYTNQFEGNWKLIHNDVAVTGRAVTAMFMPSRPDVEKTIKERGITKQGRKGNTNTWPIETLTKGDVYVADGFGKIGGGTLVGATLGNAIFSKTGNGVIFNGAARDLQELENIKGFNAFVRDFHPSFLEEMVLMGLNTPIRIGNVMVLPGDLVIAQREGVLFVPAHMAEQVVSTAEFVVRKDQFGFETVKSGKYTTGQIDSQWTDEIKTDFLKWLTQHPELGTMTRPELDKVMSKRTW
- a CDS encoding mandelate racemase/muconate lactonizing enzyme family protein — its product is MKDIFSRLSSPDNSSDRRDFFRKAGLGGLSLGLMFDKSPEQEMEFITQKVSRFAKPSELKITDMRVAILQGVPFSSPIIRIDTNQGLVGWGEVRDGASANYALMLKSRLLGKNPCNVEQIFKQIKQFGGQSRAAGGVCGVEMALWDLAGKAYGVPAYQLLGGKYRDFIRLYADTPEADTYEGFAENMKKRRDQGYTFLKMDFGIGMLADQPGMLVNANNWSVKRQWSDAEPGKLGNYANTKHPFTRIQVTKKGLDRLVEHVGKVREIVGYDTPLAADHFGHFDVNTAIQIGKAMEPFRLAWLEDLVPWFYTDQWKQISDAIDTPTLTGEDIYLKEGFIKLIDAKAIDMIHPDLASSGGLLETKKIGDYAEEKGIPMAMHFAGSPISMMANVHCAAATENFVALEHHGVDVAGWEDLVTGIKPIVDKGFVRVPDKPGLGVELNEEVAKKFLKKGGTWFAPTDVWNTKDSADREWS
- a CDS encoding TIGR01777 family oxidoreductase, with the translated sequence MNETVLITGGTGSIGRRLTQLLQQKGYQVSLLSRSPKTIPEVRVYLWDVKKGQIDPQAITTADHIIHLAGEGIADERWTDERKDEILNSRTQSTELLAQTLEETDHHVKSFIGASAIGYYGADTGDRPLTETSVGGTDFMAQVVRAWERSEDQIAALGIRTVKMRTGIVLTMTGGALPKLVQPVRLGAGAPIGSGQQYMSWIHFDDLCQMYIQALADDSWRGAYNAVAPNPVTNETLTKAIAQVLHRPTILPNIPAFAIKLLYGEMAIVVTGGNYVLNKRIAEETTFAYQYTDLTKALEDLLT
- a CDS encoding peptidylprolyl isomerase, producing MSVINKIRERSGLAVGVIAVSLILFIVGGDLLGGRSLLFGGDQQKVGEIAGQSIDYQEFNAKVDELRAQYEQQTGRAPGDQEMGQVREQAWNQLLFDIAYQKEFDKLGLQVSPEELVDMVQGNNISPAVRQAFTNPQTGVFDKSSIISYLKGLKNLPIQQQTAWASFEKNLSSNRLRDKYEGLMRMSIFATTAEAQKEYQAQNSKANVKFLFVPYYTINDTTVKVTDSQLQDYLNKHKDEYPGADSRSIQYVTFSVAPSKEDSATLYNEIKSLARGLGAASNDSTFAQQNSDVRVPLYLTAGEMPEQLRAAIPTFTPGGIYGPFRENNTYFIYKYGGSKKDTSYTARASHILIQTKGLADSAKAEARRKAEGILKQIQGGASFEALAQANSQDGSAQAGGDLGYFKNNGQMVKPFESAVFGATGAGLIPRLVETEFGYHIIKVTQPKTNTLYRVAAIGKTIAPSQTTRDEALRKADEFASTVHSKEEFDAKVKEDKSLVVATADRIPEGAAQINALSGTEVRQIVRWAFNDKTDLNSVSEPFEVGDQYVIAVLTNKTDKDKVEVEDYRTELTAKVRNELKAEQIISKLGNPSGTLDAVAQKYGSGALVELADDVNLATGFLRSAGVDPVALGKAFGLKPGKRSKPFAGESGVLIMETASLTPAPAVADYTMYKTQLQQNNTSRVGFYINEAIKDASKVEDRRAKFY
- a CDS encoding RraA family protein, which encodes MTKKTLVVLTLITLSVSFFAQAQRIGSSPEYITALTSNWKGERFPDGRPKIPDIVLERLQNCTLEQIWGYLGKKGYRNQVEKDWVILKPGETMTGRAVTAQFMPTRPDLDSLVRAQGKAEGRSQKGGINIWPIDILTKGDIYVADGYGKIKDGTLIGSSLGNAIYGKTGKGVVFYGSVRDMQELKDTKGFNAWVKGHDPSYIKDMTPTSINAPIRIGEVTVLPGDAVFANEYGTVFIPAHLVEGLVSASEMTALRDEFERVLLQQGKYPSGEIHGDWSDKIKGEFRTWVSKYPKKLAITQKDVDAYLAKEGH